In Dyadobacter sp. NIV53, a single window of DNA contains:
- a CDS encoding lactonase family protein, with amino-acid sequence MKKLSISVIILVCTVFFSLQNKTIPFYIGSQDKGLNSSISLCELDLSTGKITLVDTFNNCTAPGYVSISPDKKNLYAISSDNKINAFAIGADKKLNYLNSQPSEGSGPCHVSVDPSGKMVFASNYGDGSFAAYTLQAGGKLNSATYKEQFTGSGPNTKRQEKAHAHFAGTSPDGKYVYVVDLGSDKIMNYTLDAKSGKLTPNPAQPFFSAKPGSGPRHFIFHPNGRSLFLLNELEATLTSCSVDKKGVITSLETYSTLPADFAGNNTSAAIHLHPNGKFVYVSNRGHNSISAFKILDGGKLEKVDEITKSVSVPRDFNIDPTGKYMIVANQDKDNLVVYTIDPQTGKLTFLHESISVKAPICVAFL; translated from the coding sequence GTACTGTCTTTTTTTCCTTGCAAAACAAAACCATTCCTTTTTACATTGGTTCACAGGATAAAGGCCTCAACTCTTCCATATCATTGTGTGAACTGGATCTGTCAACCGGAAAAATTACCCTGGTTGATACTTTTAACAACTGCACAGCGCCGGGTTATGTGAGTATTTCTCCGGACAAAAAGAATTTGTATGCCATTTCGAGTGATAACAAAATCAATGCTTTTGCTATTGGCGCAGACAAAAAATTAAATTACCTGAACAGCCAGCCATCCGAAGGTTCGGGGCCATGCCATGTTTCTGTTGATCCTTCCGGCAAAATGGTTTTTGCTTCCAATTACGGTGACGGAAGTTTTGCAGCTTATACTTTGCAGGCAGGTGGAAAACTCAATTCTGCAACATATAAAGAACAATTTACGGGAAGCGGGCCCAATACAAAACGGCAGGAAAAAGCACATGCACACTTTGCGGGTACGAGTCCGGATGGAAAATATGTATATGTGGTAGACCTGGGGAGTGATAAGATTATGAATTATACATTGGATGCAAAATCCGGAAAACTTACACCAAATCCGGCACAGCCATTTTTCAGTGCAAAACCTGGATCAGGGCCGAGGCATTTTATTTTTCATCCAAACGGAAGGTCATTATTCTTACTCAATGAACTGGAAGCCACATTAACTTCCTGTTCGGTTGATAAAAAAGGCGTTATTACCAGTCTGGAAACTTATTCAACATTACCGGCGGATTTTGCAGGAAATAATACGAGTGCAGCTATTCATTTGCATCCGAACGGAAAGTTTGTTTATGTTTCCAACCGCGGGCATAATTCCATCAGCGCATTTAAAATCCTGGATGGCGGAAAGCTGGAAAAAGTAGACGAAATCACAAAATCAGTTTCCGTACCTCGTGATTTCAACATTGATCCTACCGGAAAATATATGATCGTTGCCAATCAGGATAAAGATAATCTGGTGGTTTATACGATCGATCCGCAAACTGGTAAGCTCACTTTCCTGCATGAAAGCATTTCTGTCAAAGCACCAATTTGTGTGGCATTTTTATAA